In the genome of Elusimicrobium sp., one region contains:
- the miaA gene encoding tRNA (adenosine(37)-N6)-dimethylallyltransferase MiaA, translating into MKPIVLCGPTASGKTELALELARQAGGIVVSADSRQVYKRLTIGTAKPLGTYQNGSYTVDKIPYLLVDFLEVTDGFNAGAFRTQVDKIRAQFPNTPLIFAGGTGMYLHAYFVGMDELPAGTAHTREYLTSLLKAQGKEGLHKALAEKDPVSAANIPIGNVQRTMRALELYLLTGKPASELKSGTFFQLPDETKSLWVYLDWDKDAQNDRINRRTEQIFDGMTEEARQLLAEGYAEDTPALKSLGYPQAISFLKGELSRAQAVERVATLTRQYAKRQRTWFNRYKNALRISLQNPQDFDTQKLAREILSRAK; encoded by the coding sequence ATGAAACCCATTGTTCTCTGCGGCCCGACCGCTTCCGGTAAAACAGAACTGGCACTTGAACTGGCACGCCAGGCAGGGGGCATTGTGGTTTCCGCCGACTCCCGCCAAGTTTACAAACGCCTTACTATCGGTACGGCCAAACCGCTGGGAACCTATCAAAACGGTTCCTACACGGTAGACAAAATCCCCTACTTACTGGTAGATTTTTTAGAAGTAACGGACGGCTTCAACGCAGGGGCCTTTCGCACGCAAGTAGATAAAATACGCGCACAATTCCCCAACACCCCTCTTATTTTTGCCGGTGGCACGGGTATGTATTTACATGCTTATTTTGTAGGAATGGACGAACTCCCCGCCGGAACTGCACACACGCGCGAGTATCTTACAAGTTTACTAAAAGCACAAGGAAAAGAAGGTTTACACAAAGCCCTGGCGGAAAAAGACCCCGTCTCCGCGGCAAATATCCCGATAGGGAATGTGCAACGCACCATGCGCGCCTTGGAACTATACCTGCTGACGGGAAAACCTGCCAGCGAACTGAAAAGCGGAACTTTTTTTCAACTCCCCGATGAAACCAAATCTCTTTGGGTATATTTAGATTGGGATAAAGACGCTCAAAACGACCGCATCAACCGCCGAACCGAACAAATCTTTGACGGTATGACCGAAGAAGCCCGCCAATTATTAGCCGAAGGCTACGCGGAAGATACCCCCGCACTGAAAAGTTTGGGGTATCCGCAGGCTATTTCCTTTTTGAAAGGGGAACTCTCCCGCGCACAGGCGGTGGAACGGGTTGCCACGCTGACACGCCAATATGCCAAACGCCAACGCACTTGGTTTAACCGCTATAAAAATGCCCTGCGAATTTCCTTACAAAACCCGCAGGACTTTGACACCCAAAAATTAGCGCGGGAAATTCTCTCCCGCGCCAAGTAA
- a CDS encoding prepilin-type N-terminal cleavage/methylation domain-containing protein translates to MKKGFTLIELLVVVLIIGILSAVALPQYTKSVEKARMTEAVMAVEAIARANQLYYLANGTYTRNINDLDIDYNITETEYGSTSGEETAQSARMSKNFIFSASNSYGAQSGIAVAARRENDTDVSGGRVYSLMIYNTGRKICYLYGKATDYQKQLCRAWADATSEYY, encoded by the coding sequence ATGAAAAAAGGTTTTACTTTGATAGAGTTGTTAGTAGTGGTACTTATTATTGGTATCTTATCTGCGGTGGCACTTCCTCAATATACAAAATCAGTTGAAAAGGCACGCATGACTGAGGCCGTTATGGCCGTAGAGGCTATTGCCCGAGCAAATCAATTGTATTATTTGGCCAACGGCACTTATACTCGCAATATCAATGATTTAGATATTGATTATAATATTACCGAAACGGAATATGGTTCTACTTCCGGGGAAGAAACAGCCCAATCCGCACGCATGAGTAAAAATTTTATTTTCTCGGCCAGTAATTCTTATGGTGCCCAATCGGGGATTGCTGTGGCAGCTCGGCGCGAAAATGATACAGATGTAAGCGGGGGCAGAGTATATTCGCTGATGATTTATAATACAGGAAGAAAAATTTGTTATCTGTATGGTAAAGCAACAGACTATCAAAAGCAGTTATGCCGTGCTTGGGCTGATGCGACCAGTGAGTATTATTAA
- a CDS encoding PilZ domain-containing protein, with protein MTKKNFSEKRRHPRMPVISNLIEPVNLHYKTEDGKETSLVAILADLSASGMRMISFLGAPLADKFSISLQLPGTGKMEVEARLAWVKQRENVYTIGIEFIKMAEKDAKLISEMADDFNDCDTRILLKLPEVCVAGCKCNKICNKIQKDESFFEGK; from the coding sequence ATGACTAAAAAGAACTTTTCTGAAAAACGCCGCCACCCGCGTATGCCGGTTATCAGCAATTTAATTGAACCGGTCAACTTACATTACAAAACCGAAGACGGAAAGGAAACTTCCTTGGTAGCCATTTTGGCCGACTTGTCCGCCTCCGGTATGCGTATGATCAGTTTTTTGGGTGCGCCGCTTGCTGACAAATTTTCTATCAGCCTGCAGTTACCCGGTACCGGCAAAATGGAAGTAGAAGCCAGACTCGCCTGGGTAAAGCAACGCGAAAATGTATATACCATTGGTATTGAATTTATTAAAATGGCAGAAAAAGACGCTAAACTTATCAGCGAAATGGCTGACGACTTTAACGATTGCGACACCCGCATTTTGCTTAAACTGCCCGAAGTGTGTGTAGCCGGTTGCAAATGCAACAAAATCTGCAACAAAATTCAAAAAGACGAAAGTTTTTTTGAAGGGAAATAA
- the miaB gene encoding tRNA (N6-isopentenyl adenosine(37)-C2)-methylthiotransferase MiaB — MKKVFIQTYGCQMNIADSEEMFSHLAARGMVTTDNLDEADVVLINTCTVRDHAEHRAVSFLGRLGTWKKEKPGRAIIFAGCAAQRLGRQLRRHFPFLDVLSGAKDIENFSDTLDNSGLFPPTTDGGEILKPGLTGYVTIMRGCNFACTYCIVPTVRGPIKCLAQEDILNSVRQKVAQGAKEIMLLGQTVNAYQNGNTTFADLLNRTTEIPGVERVRFTSPHPIYFTPAFWQAVKDNPKIARHLHLPAQSGSTKVLGEMKRGYTREILLEKIKELKSCGFHISTDLIVGFPTETEEDFQQTLTLVEEAGFSTAYCYKYSPRQGTVAAQMTLLPEKILEQRLDILLNKVRGLAEAAYKAQVGTVQEVLLESENKGRSSGSYWVKLNKNYPIGTVVKAEIERADGTLLFARD; from the coding sequence ATGAAAAAAGTTTTTATTCAAACCTACGGTTGCCAAATGAATATTGCCGATTCGGAGGAAATGTTCTCCCACTTGGCCGCGCGCGGCATGGTAACCACCGATAATTTAGACGAAGCCGATGTGGTGCTTATCAATACCTGCACCGTACGAGACCACGCGGAACACCGTGCGGTTTCCTTCCTCGGCAGACTCGGCACCTGGAAAAAAGAAAAACCGGGCAGAGCCATTATTTTTGCAGGTTGCGCCGCCCAACGGTTGGGCAGACAACTGCGCCGCCACTTCCCGTTTTTAGATGTATTATCCGGGGCAAAAGATATTGAAAACTTTTCGGATACCTTGGACAACAGCGGTTTGTTCCCCCCCACTACCGATGGAGGCGAAATCCTTAAACCGGGGCTGACGGGTTATGTTACCATTATGCGCGGGTGTAACTTTGCATGTACCTACTGCATTGTACCCACGGTGCGCGGCCCGATTAAATGCTTGGCTCAAGAGGATATATTAAACTCCGTCCGTCAAAAAGTAGCCCAAGGCGCCAAAGAAATTATGCTCCTGGGCCAAACGGTAAATGCCTATCAGAACGGCAACACCACTTTTGCCGATTTACTCAACCGCACCACCGAAATTCCCGGAGTGGAGCGCGTACGCTTTACAAGCCCGCACCCCATTTACTTCACCCCGGCTTTTTGGCAAGCGGTAAAAGATAACCCGAAAATCGCCCGTCACTTACATTTACCCGCGCAAAGCGGTTCTACAAAAGTTTTGGGTGAAATGAAACGCGGTTACACGCGTGAAATTTTATTGGAAAAAATCAAAGAATTAAAATCGTGCGGGTTTCACATATCTACCGATTTAATTGTAGGATTTCCCACGGAAACCGAAGAAGATTTCCAACAAACATTGACCCTGGTGGAAGAAGCCGGCTTTAGCACGGCCTATTGCTACAAATACTCGCCCCGCCAAGGTACCGTAGCCGCACAAATGACGCTTTTGCCCGAAAAGATACTGGAACAAAGGCTTGATATTTTGTTAAATAAAGTAAGAGGACTTGCCGAAGCCGCATACAAAGCCCAAGTAGGCACCGTGCAAGAAGTGCTTTTAGAGTCCGAAAACAAGGGTCGCTCGTCGGGCAGTTATTGGGTAAAACTAAATAAGAACTACCCCATCGGCACCGTCGTAAAAGCCGAAATAGAACGAGCAGACGGAACATTATTATTTGCGAGGGATTAA
- a CDS encoding glucose-6-phosphate isomerase has product MNTQATPIAEGIIREGEIKLEGLEFNTKFWAKDPTLWKQDKEHMEFIVKFLGWQKVYDWTLERIEDVTTFANDVKQNFKHCVIMGMGGSSLAPEVFRTVFGKQNGWPELIVLDTTNPDWVGAARARINPAETLFIFASKSGGTVEPSSQFAYFFDEVKKAGVKEPGKNFAAITDPGTGLEALAKKHNFRKTFLNPADIGGRFSALSMFGIVPAAIMGVDVTKLLTVAKEQAATFSAEAPVKDNAAVKLGAFMGACNVNHGRDKMTLLTPCDFATFGLWAEQLVAESTGKEGKGIVPVAGESLTKNFDYRDDRYFVYLSTGSDDDKRVSAIVKDLAERGYPILTIVLENKYQLGAMFLLWEIATAAAGAILAIDPFDQPNVQEAKTMTKNILAKLEAGDIPAEVSAPLLVSKDIAGEVKLETLSQDLYSLLESNDYVAILPYVYPSEEVDQALLGLRDKIMTRTKRAVLFGYGPRYLHSTGQLHKGDGNNGVFLLLSAEPAADIKIPGQQYTFGQLCNAQALGDFQALESKGRRVIKIHLTQPLTESIKKISDLF; this is encoded by the coding sequence ATGAATACACAAGCAACCCCCATAGCCGAAGGAATTATCCGGGAAGGCGAAATTAAACTGGAAGGACTTGAATTTAACACCAAGTTCTGGGCGAAAGACCCTACCCTTTGGAAACAAGACAAAGAACACATGGAGTTTATCGTTAAATTCTTAGGCTGGCAAAAGGTATATGACTGGACCTTGGAACGCATTGAAGATGTAACCACTTTTGCTAACGATGTTAAACAAAATTTCAAACATTGTGTAATCATGGGTATGGGCGGTTCTTCTTTGGCCCCCGAAGTATTCCGCACCGTATTTGGCAAGCAAAACGGCTGGCCGGAACTTATCGTACTCGATACCACCAACCCCGATTGGGTAGGCGCGGCCCGTGCCCGCATCAACCCGGCGGAAACTCTTTTCATTTTTGCCAGCAAATCCGGCGGAACGGTGGAACCTTCTTCTCAATTTGCTTATTTCTTTGACGAAGTAAAAAAAGCCGGCGTAAAAGAACCCGGTAAAAACTTCGCCGCTATCACCGATCCCGGCACCGGTTTGGAAGCGTTAGCCAAAAAACACAACTTCCGCAAAACCTTCCTCAACCCGGCCGATATCGGCGGTAGATTTTCTGCCCTTTCCATGTTCGGTATCGTTCCCGCCGCCATCATGGGGGTAGATGTAACCAAACTTTTAACCGTAGCCAAAGAACAAGCCGCCACCTTCAGCGCCGAAGCCCCGGTAAAAGATAACGCCGCGGTTAAATTGGGGGCTTTTATGGGTGCGTGCAATGTCAACCACGGCCGCGATAAAATGACTCTCTTAACTCCTTGCGATTTTGCTACTTTCGGTCTTTGGGCTGAACAATTAGTAGCCGAATCTACCGGTAAAGAAGGTAAAGGCATTGTGCCGGTGGCCGGCGAAAGCTTGACCAAAAACTTCGACTACCGTGACGATCGCTACTTTGTCTACCTTTCCACCGGCAGCGATGACGACAAACGCGTTTCCGCCATCGTTAAAGATTTGGCCGAACGCGGTTACCCGATTTTGACCATCGTCTTGGAAAACAAATACCAATTGGGTGCTATGTTCCTGTTGTGGGAAATTGCCACCGCCGCCGCGGGTGCTATTTTGGCCATTGATCCCTTTGACCAACCCAACGTACAAGAAGCCAAAACCATGACCAAAAACATCTTGGCTAAGTTGGAAGCGGGCGATATTCCTGCGGAAGTTTCCGCCCCCTTGTTGGTTTCCAAAGACATTGCCGGTGAAGTGAAACTGGAAACCTTGTCCCAAGATTTGTATTCCTTGTTGGAAAGCAACGACTATGTGGCTATCTTGCCCTATGTCTATCCTTCCGAAGAAGTAGATCAAGCCTTGCTCGGTTTGCGTGATAAAATCATGACCCGCACCAAACGCGCCGTATTGTTTGGCTACGGGCCGCGCTACCTACACTCCACGGGTCAATTGCACAAAGGTGACGGCAACAACGGGGTATTCTTGCTCCTTTCCGCCGAACCGGCCGCCGATATTAAAATTCCCGGTCAACAATACACCTTTGGACAACTCTGCAACGCCCAAGCGTTGGGAGATTTCCAAGCGCTTGAATCCAAAGGCCGCCGCGTGATTAAGATTCACCTCACCCAGCCGCTTACGGAAAGCATCAAAAAAATCAGCGACTTATTCTAA
- the rpiB gene encoding ribose 5-phosphate isomerase B, whose product MKIAIGCDHAGFPLKETVAAVVRRLGHEVEDCGTFSCERADYPDYADKVAQQVASGRAERGILICGSGVGVCVAANKTKGIRACVCHDAYSARQAVEHDALNVLCLGARIIGTAVAENLTEQFLMASFLTGSRHEGRLNKVKAIENANFK is encoded by the coding sequence ATGAAAATTGCCATTGGATGCGATCACGCGGGATTCCCGCTGAAAGAAACCGTAGCGGCTGTTGTGCGCCGCTTGGGGCATGAAGTAGAAGATTGCGGCACCTTCTCTTGCGAGAGGGCCGACTATCCCGATTATGCCGACAAAGTTGCCCAACAAGTGGCCTCCGGCCGGGCTGAACGCGGAATTTTAATTTGCGGCAGCGGAGTTGGGGTTTGTGTGGCGGCCAACAAAACCAAAGGGATTCGCGCCTGCGTTTGCCACGATGCTTACTCTGCCCGCCAAGCCGTGGAACACGATGCCTTAAATGTATTGTGCTTGGGAGCGCGCATCATCGGTACGGCCGTTGCCGAAAACTTAACCGAACAATTTTTAATGGCCTCTTTCTTAACGGGTTCCCGTCATGAAGGACGCTTAAATAAAGTAAAAGCGATTGAAAACGCAAATTTTAAATAA
- a CDS encoding D-sedoheptulose 7-phosphate isomerase, with protein MFVKNEADTLIQAVTYVKENLADKVELLAEKVIEAFKKGNKVILMGNGGSAADAQHIAAEFVGRFKKERPSLPALALNTNTSTLTAIGNDYSYDVVFSRQIDGFAKEGDVVIGISTSGNSKNVYLALGLAKRKGCYTAAFLGKDGGTIKDICDLPLTVAVKDTPHIQACHIFMAHCMCDLVDQAY; from the coding sequence ATGTTTGTAAAAAACGAAGCCGACACCTTAATTCAAGCCGTAACTTATGTAAAAGAAAACTTAGCCGATAAAGTGGAATTATTGGCCGAGAAAGTAATTGAAGCCTTCAAAAAAGGAAACAAAGTTATTTTGATGGGAAACGGCGGAAGTGCGGCTGATGCCCAACATATCGCCGCGGAATTTGTGGGCCGCTTCAAAAAAGAACGCCCCTCTCTTCCTGCTTTGGCACTCAACACCAATACCTCTACTTTAACCGCTATCGGAAACGATTACTCTTATGATGTTGTTTTTTCCCGTCAAATTGACGGATTTGCCAAAGAAGGAGATGTGGTCATCGGTATTTCCACCTCCGGCAACAGCAAAAATGTATATTTGGCTTTAGGCCTTGCCAAACGCAAGGGTTGTTACACCGCTGCCTTTTTAGGTAAAGACGGCGGCACCATTAAAGATATTTGCGACTTACCCCTCACGGTAGCCGTAAAAGATACTCCGCATATTCAAGCCTGCCATATTTTTATGGCGCATTGTATGTGCGACTTGGTAGACCAAGCCTACTAA
- a CDS encoding protein BatD, producing the protein MKKLLLALFFCFCFVSAMAQVSLTASVNKTALALDDEITLTVEIRGASGNMIMPQLPSLPAFNVYSREVEQSTVNGHTTTVFRYVMLPRFVGKTSIGEVSFTYDGKTYKTEPISVTIFRHAQGVTNAGGASSGARRNSAGNYDSAFAKVPKVDPNLPPLESSLANLAYAHAEDAFFMVAAVSDKTPYVNQTITLAVRFYYSNSFYDAPYQKPSVTNIFMESAGSAQGTQSINGVLYRYEEQRYHLTAAAPGKATIGPASIRFQTGSSPFTAFDRLFGGAAVSETQTVASDPITLQVRAFPQDGKPKSFYGAVGEGFVLQAQADPTRVEAGEAVNLTVTVKGPGNLKPTTDLVFPVLDGFKMYNTAATSGSLPANGQARSYKIFKAVLVPSASGIYTIPEIKWSYFNPNTSSYKTLRTQPIQIQVSPSSKTEAGFDFGAQGSGPSGFHTLGSDIAYLKSTLAPEAGFLTKVSALAWINWLAGALLFVSVLFALFGRKTLAQKRAYSQAKALLKASPNEEAVADAVAGYLQQKFKISTGSLPLKSIVNMLGKKGVTPATAEAFSLLWQRLDAARFAPTEKDAQNTRNLAAQALDVLTLMEEETK; encoded by the coding sequence ATGAAAAAACTTTTACTCGCTTTATTTTTCTGTTTTTGTTTCGTTTCGGCCATGGCCCAAGTCTCACTGACGGCCAGCGTAAACAAAACAGCCCTTGCGCTTGATGACGAAATTACTTTAACGGTGGAAATTCGCGGGGCCTCCGGCAATATGATTATGCCCCAACTTCCCAGTTTGCCGGCTTTTAATGTTTATTCGCGCGAAGTGGAACAATCTACCGTAAACGGCCATACCACCACTGTTTTTCGTTATGTAATGTTACCTCGTTTTGTAGGGAAAACCTCCATTGGGGAAGTTTCCTTCACTTATGACGGCAAAACCTATAAAACGGAACCTATCTCCGTCACTATTTTCCGCCACGCACAAGGGGTAACCAACGCGGGGGGCGCGTCCTCCGGTGCGCGCCGCAACTCCGCCGGGAATTACGACTCTGCCTTTGCCAAAGTTCCCAAGGTGGATCCTAACCTTCCGCCATTGGAATCTTCCCTGGCTAACTTAGCCTACGCTCATGCGGAAGATGCCTTCTTTATGGTAGCAGCCGTCAGTGACAAAACCCCTTATGTAAACCAAACCATCACGCTCGCGGTTCGCTTTTACTATTCCAACAGTTTTTACGATGCCCCCTACCAAAAGCCGAGCGTCACCAATATTTTTATGGAAAGTGCCGGTTCGGCGCAAGGCACCCAAAGCATTAACGGTGTGTTGTACCGTTACGAAGAACAACGCTATCACTTAACGGCCGCGGCACCCGGCAAAGCCACCATCGGCCCGGCCTCGATTCGTTTTCAAACGGGGTCTTCCCCCTTTACGGCTTTCGACCGTCTTTTCGGCGGGGCAGCTGTCAGCGAAACGCAAACCGTTGCCAGCGACCCTATTACCCTTCAGGTACGAGCGTTCCCACAAGACGGAAAACCCAAATCTTTCTACGGGGCGGTGGGCGAAGGTTTTGTATTGCAAGCCCAGGCCGACCCGACCCGCGTAGAAGCCGGGGAAGCCGTTAATTTGACCGTTACGGTAAAAGGGCCCGGGAACCTGAAACCGACGACGGACTTGGTTTTCCCTGTCTTGGACGGATTTAAGATGTATAACACGGCGGCCACTTCCGGTTCGCTACCGGCTAACGGTCAAGCACGCAGTTACAAAATCTTTAAGGCGGTTCTCGTACCGTCCGCCTCCGGCATTTATACGATTCCGGAAATCAAATGGTCTTATTTCAACCCGAATACTTCTTCCTATAAAACCTTGCGTACCCAGCCGATTCAAATACAAGTATCTCCCTCCTCCAAAACGGAAGCCGGGTTTGATTTTGGCGCGCAAGGCTCCGGCCCCAGCGGGTTCCATACCTTGGGAAGCGATATTGCCTACTTAAAAAGCACCCTCGCGCCCGAAGCCGGTTTCTTGACCAAAGTATCCGCTTTGGCTTGGATAAATTGGCTGGCAGGTGCGTTACTTTTTGTCTCCGTACTTTTTGCCCTGTTTGGCAGAAAGACTTTAGCCCAAAAACGCGCTTATTCCCAAGCAAAAGCCTTATTAAAAGCCTCCCCGAACGAAGAAGCCGTAGCCGATGCGGTAGCCGGCTATTTACAACAAAAATTCAAAATAAGCACCGGCAGTTTGCCTCTTAAATCTATTGTAAATATGTTGGGCAAAAAAGGGGTTACCCCTGCCACGGCAGAAGCATTTTCCCTCTTGTGGCAACGATTGGATGCGGCCCGCTTTGCTCCAACAGAAAAAGACGCGCAAAACACGCGCAATTTGGCCGCCCAGGCACTCGATGTACTTACCTTAATGGAGGAGGAAACCAAATGA
- a CDS encoding tetratricopeptide repeat protein: MSMKSPLILFVLLLSLPLQAGVRGELRKGGNLYEDKKYGQALSTYNNILKNEPQNEEAVFGAGAAAYRLKDYSSAQAAFTQAAEKEGDLQQDALFNLGNTYYRAGNMEKAKQSYRQAIVKNPKDKEAVHNLQLILQEQKNQNNKDRQNNQNNSADNQNNSGADAAQQNNEQNNQNDSQSQQQKDAAERVMQMARESEYKKPTASAPAQNHTVEKDW, translated from the coding sequence ATGAGTATGAAAAGTCCGCTGATTTTATTTGTGCTTTTACTCTCTCTTCCGCTCCAGGCGGGAGTGCGCGGAGAATTGCGTAAAGGCGGCAATTTGTACGAAGACAAAAAATACGGTCAAGCCCTCAGCACTTACAACAATATTTTGAAAAACGAACCTCAAAACGAAGAGGCCGTATTCGGGGCAGGAGCGGCCGCCTATCGCTTGAAAGATTACTCCTCGGCTCAAGCCGCCTTCACTCAAGCAGCCGAAAAAGAAGGCGACCTTCAGCAAGATGCTCTTTTCAATTTAGGTAACACTTACTATCGGGCCGGAAATATGGAAAAGGCCAAGCAAAGTTATCGCCAGGCCATTGTAAAAAACCCGAAAGATAAAGAGGCCGTACACAATTTGCAACTTATTTTGCAGGAACAGAAAAACCAAAATAACAAAGACCGGCAAAACAATCAAAACAACAGTGCCGATAATCAAAATAATTCGGGTGCGGATGCTGCACAACAAAACAACGAACAAAATAACCAAAACGATTCGCAAAGCCAACAACAAAAAGATGCCGCCGAACGTGTGATGCAAATGGCTCGCGAAAGCGAATATAAGAAACCTACGGCTTCTGCTCCGGCCCAAAATCATACGGTAGAAAAAGATTGGTAA
- a CDS encoding VWA domain-containing protein — MELFAKPVFLLYLLGALLVAGGVLALGKKRKNSIIHALFGTQAYHKLVAHLRPQSAWRNVLLLGSLVFLFVALAGPQWGTEITQAQGSFAQTVIAVDVSSSMKARDLRPDRLDNAKTMLRMLISHLKEERVGILAFTSQAYVQCPITTDEDALKYFITALKPDMLPVPGTSLAAPVSLAAKMLAKYPGKKALILLTDGEDHSPEELKAAKEIAAKNGIRIIAIGIGSKEGTLIPARVEPASGKILEYKKDRQGNTVVSKLDENTLLELAQATGGVYIAYTTPAQVAAKVEDAVRGLDKTVSNTSRWVTYKNRYRFPLALAFLCLAGYLLWPRGTRKRTNEEKEPQKR; from the coding sequence ATGGAATTATTCGCTAAACCTGTTTTCCTGCTTTATTTGTTGGGAGCCCTCTTGGTAGCGGGCGGCGTGCTTGCCTTGGGGAAAAAACGAAAAAACAGCATTATTCACGCCTTGTTCGGCACCCAGGCTTATCACAAACTGGTGGCCCACTTGCGCCCGCAAAGCGCCTGGAGAAATGTTCTGCTTTTAGGCAGTTTGGTTTTTCTGTTTGTGGCGTTGGCCGGCCCTCAATGGGGAACGGAAATTACGCAAGCCCAAGGCTCTTTTGCCCAAACCGTTATTGCGGTAGATGTATCCTCTTCCATGAAAGCACGCGACCTTCGGCCCGACCGTTTGGACAACGCCAAAACCATGTTGCGTATGCTTATCAGCCACCTCAAGGAAGAACGCGTCGGCATTTTGGCCTTTACCTCCCAGGCCTATGTGCAATGCCCCATCACAACGGACGAAGATGCACTTAAATACTTTATCACCGCCTTAAAACCCGATATGCTCCCCGTGCCGGGCACTTCCCTTGCGGCGCCTGTTTCTTTAGCCGCCAAAATGTTAGCCAAATATCCCGGCAAAAAAGCCCTTATTCTATTGACGGACGGAGAAGATCACTCCCCCGAAGAACTGAAAGCCGCCAAAGAAATTGCCGCTAAAAACGGAATCCGTATTATCGCTATCGGTATCGGCAGCAAAGAAGGCACCCTTATCCCGGCGCGCGTGGAACCGGCCAGCGGAAAAATTTTAGAGTATAAAAAAGACCGTCAAGGTAATACCGTTGTGTCTAAATTGGACGAAAACACCCTACTGGAATTAGCCCAGGCCACCGGCGGCGTATATATTGCTTACACCACCCCTGCGCAAGTAGCGGCTAAAGTAGAAGATGCCGTACGCGGGTTGGACAAAACCGTATCCAACACTTCCCGCTGGGTAACCTATAAAAACCGCTATCGTTTCCCGCTTGCACTTGCCTTTTTGTGTTTGGCAGGTTATTTGTTGTGGCCCAGAGGCACCCGCAAAAGAACGAACGAGGAAAAAGAGCCTCAAAAAAGGTAA